A segment of the Crassostrea angulata isolate pt1a10 chromosome 10, ASM2561291v2, whole genome shotgun sequence genome:
TTCTTGGAATTACATTTCTGATTGGTTTCTTTTATCCTGTTCCCAGTGCCCCCAAGTCTAAATACAAGAGTAAGTTAGGGGCTGCCACAGTGAGGGTCTGCTGTACTTGTGGTGGCTTGCTGTACGTGTTAACTTTAGTCATAATGGGCTTCATTTTCTCCTCCTACAGcaactttttgttttggttGATTCAGGATTTAAATGGTAAAGAAATCACCATGGGAGTGTGCATTCTTGTGGCAAGTCTTTCTGAGCTGGTGGTTCTCGTTTTCAGTTCCCGTTTGGTCAATGTATTTGGAAATGGTGGGATGATCAGTGTCTCTTTGCTCTGCCTGGCTGGTCGTCTGCTGTATTATTCCTACCTTTGGACGCCATGGACTGTGCTTCCTGCCGAAGTCCTCCATGCCGTAACCCACACCATGATGTGGTTTGTTGTGTTGAGTAACAAAGCATTCAGAGTTAGTCCAACCATTGACAGGGCTATTAGGTCCCTTCTGTCTTCCGCTTATTTTGGTGTGGGATTCGGAGTTGGCAGCATAATATCCGGAATTATGTATGACCAGTATGGCCTTAGTATACTATTCAGAGGACTCTCAATTCTGTCTATTGGTTGGTGTCCCGTCTTCTTTCTACTGCAGAGATGCTGTCAGCCAAGAGAAGACAATGAGATTAAATACAGCCGTCTGCTTCAGTCTGATGATCACTCAGATGATGATATGGAAGATGATTGGCTGGAGCATGCCCTCAAGGACAAGTAAAATCACGTGCCCTCAATATAAAGAAGAATCTCATGTTcaagaagacaaataaaatcttGTGTTTTTTAAGAGGATTGTTATAGCCAACTTCATAGTTTATTGTTCtaaatctgaaatattttttgatgaGAATGTTAATGATGAGTTATTTATATTAAGTGTTGATTTTGCTGTTATAGCACACttacaacaaaatatttgtgtgTTGTTACAACTAATGTAGATTGATTATGCTTCCACACCTATTTCATGctttaatcattcattagatttatatgatatttataattAGGATTTACCAGTAAAATGACTTTACTTGTAACCAAAGATTTGTTGATTTAAGGGGGATTACTCTGCTTCAATTGATATTCcttgatttttgtttatttgggGATGTGACTTTGTAAAAAGTATTTTGGTTTTCTGTCATTTACTGTGTACAGGTAAATATTTGCCCCCATTTTATtatcgcccctttcgccctcatTTTCAGCGTGCAAATTAAAGACTGGACAAATTCCAATGTCTGAAATTCCTTcacttcaattatttttttacacaaCTGTGTCTGAGTAAATTCAAGATGGGGCAAAACTTTTTGCAAGCGTAAAAGGGCAAAAATTACgcggggcaaaaataaccctgtatacagtattgtttttcattatcagttttgtttgttcaagAAGAACTTTGTTTCAGCTGGAATGTtcgaaattttaaatattcgTGAAACCAAGGTACAGATTTTAAAAGTAATGGACAGTCAAAAAATCTTTCTTTATCTGGTACTGAAACATGCATATGATTTGAATAGCCATTGATTCTAAAAGAGAAATCCTTTTTTCCCAAAGCTCAATTATCATCAAGATCAATGAAATCCatttctgataaattttttgGTTTGCCAAAATTCATTTCCTTTGATTAGCACACTTGTTATTATTTTGATTGTGCCTTAAAATAGCAAGTGTCTTCcttcacatatacatgtaatttggtGCTCCATGAATTGGTAACAATTTTGTATTACAATGTTTATGATTCATGATGTATGTATAGGTGTATACTGAAGTATCTATTAATATATCTTTTGTATCTTACTTATGTTTGTCATCAAAGTTAACCCTAAAAATGATGGAAAAAGAAAACTCATTCACTTTAAAAATTTccttcatttatttttagttGTAGACATTCCATCACTTAATCTTTGGTGAAACCATGCAATTTCTAATACTATTTATCTGTTGAAACATTGAATTTAGTGTAGGTTAAGTTACCAGATTTATTTGCTTGTTTCTGATCATTGAAACTTTACTGATATCAGCTTTATTCTGCAGTTTGTTTTATACACATATTGAAATCCATTATGCCATAATATTACAAATCTAGCTTCCAAAGGTTTTTCGTTGTTATGGGTACATTTTTGATCCAAACAAATCGAGATTTTCTCTTTACACATTTTGTGAAATCCATTATATCCAATAATTTAtgattgtacaattattattttattgatataaagtGTTTATGTCTTGAACATCAGCATTTCCCAGCATTATATCTGTACATGCTCAGAGCTTCCAATTGTGAACTTGTTTGTACTGATGCTTCCTTCCTCTAATGCTCATCTCTTCAATGTGCAATTATGTTTTATGGTGTACatacattgtaaaaatttacaattaatattGGTTAAAAATctcagtatatacatgtatacattccactattacttttgttttattttggttCCAAGTAATTTGGTTGTGTATATTGGGGTATTATgtgtaaaatcttttttgtttataattatacaGATGGACCATTCCTCTTGTTAACGATCTCTTCATGCATTCATTTTCTGGTGTTGGTTTGTTTATACTTTGTTACAAagaattatcattattttcttttttattcatattggTTTTCTAATTAGTTACAGATTGAAATAAAGCATTTAATGTTGTCGAGCATTGTTTATTTAGATGTCATTTCTCTTTCATTTTCAACTCATTCTTTaacttatttatttcattaaaacattaCAGTTATTAAATGGCCCCAACTGAATTGGGAATACTTGCCAGAGGACAAATATGGTTAGATGCTAAGTTCAGATGAAACAAAGCATCACAAAAGTGATGAAAATTTATGTACTGCtaattatttatcaaacaaGAAACAAAACCATTAGATACAAACTATTTGTACATTTTGAAAAGTGTCTATCACCAGTGTGCTTGTCAAATCTTTGACTACAAAGATGGATGATTCATCACCCTTTTTTAatgaggcccatgggccacatcactcatcTGAACAAcagtttttaatacatgtataaattaaagtcttctaaaatattgtaaaaaccacaaaacttttcatgtattttaagattttgacaatacaaaagaaaaaaaaaacaattttaaaaaaatcctgcTTCTTTGGACATACAATCAAAAGATCTTTGAGGCATCAACTGAACAATCTAATTATCCATTAAAGGTAACAGAATTGGGATATGACTAGTACAAATAATTATAACAATAGGCCTTAATGGttacctgagtagcatataacccatacacaaacttgtcgaggagtctcatatatgcatttaattaggtttcattctggagtagaaaaattataaatttgtgaaaacgaccacctccctgcctgaaatctttcaaaaagaactgacGCCTATAATTCTggtgaaaaacttaaagatctggtctgcaaaatcatgaattcagttttcctttcaggtgtgtgggagtaaagacattctatgcattaacacctatacatccattttggccctgccctagagtcaaaacccatactccaggggacatgaaatttaaaattttagtagaaCATTATTATGAAgtcattttttcatacagatgtgtgagaatagagaagaaaatttttaaacattatgtgcattaacactatattgctagattccccccccccccaaatgtcctgaacccctgatccagggaccatgaatttcacaatttaggtagaggagttagtggacatcataaccatgtattcagttttttgcccacatgtgtgggaataaagaagaagattttttttttagatttgataaattttttcccatatggccccaccctagagcctgaacccctgacacaggggtaatgaatttcacaattttttgggagagggcttcatggacattataaccaggcatgtagtttttaacaaatatatatgagagaagagaagattttctaagatttaatacatttttactatatggctatactggccccaccctaaagcctgaacccctgactcaagggccatgaatttcacaattttggtagagggcttcatggaaatcataatcatgcatttagattttaacaaatatacatgggagtagagaagatttctaagatttaatacattttaactatatggccatattggccccaccctagagcctgaatccCTGACACagaggtcatgaatttcacaattttggcagagggcctcatggacataataaccatgcaaccagttttttcctcacatgtgttggggtaaagaagatttttgaaaattttgccttttttttttttgcatatttggcccccaCATGTGGTGCCCCCATGGTGGTAAagccattaatttcacaatttagattcctcttacaatagagatgcctcacaacaaaaatggtaacaattagcTTTGcagtttttaagaagttaaacaagaggcccatgggccacatcgctcacctgaggaacaataggtatgataaaatcagctaaatggagtcataatacaaactatctggacaatgtacaatgatacatgtcgatcctgtataaataaagtcCATTTTTCCCCcgggatattcttatgtttataatcattagtcccttttcttacaggatgattttatagtcgtATCAcattgagtattgcagttctcaaaaagatccttaacaattgtttatatatggaatataaacctacatcaaactctgaacttTCTTGTGAGGcagaagaattgtcctggggccaaagtctgaacaattataaagaatcatttgGCTGATCAGTtcctgagaagatttttaagatttactctacatattcctatgtaaaactttgacacccccccccccccccccccccacatacACACCATTGTGGCCTACCCTTCTCTCGGgggtgtcattattttcacaactttgaatctacactacctgaggatgcttccacacaaatttcagctttcgtggctgattagtttctgaggagaagattttttaagatttactcaatatagtcctatgtaaaacttcgacccccctgcccaattgtggccccactctacccccggaggtcatgattctcacaactttgaatctacactacctgaggatgcttccacacaagtttcagctttcatggctgataaatgtttgagaagaagatttttaaagatttactctgtatagtcctatgtaaaactttgattccctattgtggccccaccctaaccccggggatcatgatttacacaactttgaatcaacactacctgatgatgcttccacacaagattcagctttcctggctgatcagtttttgagaagaagatttttaaagaattactgtaaatattcctatgtaaaacgtcgatcccccattgtggcctcaccctacccctgggggtcatgattttcacaacttagaatcttcactacctgaggatgcttccacacaagtttcagctttcctggcctaatggttcttgagaagattttttaaaatttatcaaaatttttcattaatttccaaTTATCTCCCCTGGAAAAAGGGcatgacccttaattttcacaactttgaatcccctttgcctaaggatgatttgtgccaagttttgttaaaattggcccagtagttcttgagaagatgttgaaaatgtgaaaagtttacagacggatggacatacagatgacagacaaaatgtgatcagaaaagctcacttgagctttcagctcagatgagctaaaaatgtaaaattgttaacacatGACGATGGACAAAAACAGACAGCAATAGGTCACATTAGTTTACTTAGGTGATCTAAAAAGTTAAATCACTTGATACAAGATATTAAGACATGAAGgtgtttacatagtaatattACTAAATTTAGCATTGTATTTCTAGAGTAAAAGATATTTAGGCATTTCCCCTATAATTTCTATGTTGAACTTTGTACCCTTCTAGGGTCCCCAGTATTAGTTCAGTGGGTGGATGGGGGGGGGTTGCCAACATTTGTACTATTTACAATACCTGGggtatacattatctgaggatgcttgcatagtaaccTCTCAAATTGCATCATTGTAGTTtctaagaaaaatgttttaaaatcatttatatctctacatattttgtttactttcttGGAGCCCCAGTATTGGCTTAGGGGTCACAGtttgaacaatttagaatcaACACTAAGGATGCTTTTATTGTTAATTAAGAAACTGTAGCATTGAATTCTTAACATTTTCTCTATGTTATATTGGTCTCGGGGTCAtggttttaatattttagaatCAACACTGAGGATGCTTGCTAGTAATCTCAAAAAGAGTAGCATTGTTGTTCCTCTTAAGGCCAAATTTTCTTTTCCTTCAGTTCAGGTGAGcaaaaaacaacttaaaaaacagaagaatattttgttttattatttctactCAGTTAAAACCAAAACACTTGAAGAAATTAtggtaataaatatttcaaccTGTATGAAGAAACATTCTATAGTTGTTAAACAAAAATTCTGTTCTGAATGTGCAGATCCATCTGTGGTAGCCAAGGGACACAATTTGCCCCTCTGAGCAGATCATCTCCCTTGGTAATCAAAGATGGTTCAGATCATTATCTTGTCAATATCACAGTGGAATGTACGACAGATCATTGCTactgaaagttaaaaaattctaAGCAATTACATGCAATGCACATCAACATCAGGAATGAAAACGAAGAATATAGTGTCCATCTTCATTACTCTTGATATAATCATACACCAGGTATATTAATGATTTGTACAGCAATTCTGTAGAAGCCTTGAAGGGCACCTGTCCCATTTTGCTTTCAAACAAGTAATTACTCTGTTCCACTACAATGAAGGGGTTATCAAGGATATCAAAAGGAATGAAAGATTGATATGAACATTCCACAATGTTTCAAGTCAAAATGATGCAGTCATTCACATAATGTAACTACTGAAAtgaatcaacaacaacaaaattagtttttgaaattcAAAGCTTAACATGAATATctgcatgtatgtacatgtaaagaatattttcaagtatgtacatgtaaagaaacagagaatttatttacaaataagtaGAAGTTTTTGAGaacattatttaaatatacatgtataagataagAAATGGTGACTTTTTTTTCATCTGCAATTTCTATCCATTTCTTACCTCCCCCTCCCTTTTCCttaaagaataacaaaaaaatctacCAGTATTcgacaaaatacatttaaagtGAAATTATGATTCCTAAAATAAAAGAgacatacaatatcatacaacatATTTTCACATGATcgagaaattaaaatgaaaaataaacaaaagagtAATCACAAATATATCACATCATTCTTAAAGAAGTAGCATTTACAGAAAACGGTTTTATTAAACAATAATCTCTTCCTGTAAGGTGTTACGGGGGCTCACTGTTGTATTAGTTGCGATTCCACACCTTTGTTCTGCAGTGTTCCTCTGCCTGAAAAAAGCCAAGAACAcactcatttaaaaaaaaattttaaaacttgaatATCATCAGCATCAAATTTTCAGTCAATCTTGCAATGACTTGATCTGTTTACCTGACACTTCTGGGCGTTTTTCAGACTGGCGCACCAATAAGATGGTCCATAGGTACACTCCTTCTTTCCCAGCTTTTGCTGTTTACTTTTAAAGTACAGTCTGGTATCTTTGGGAGCTGGTTTGGTTTTCTTCATCAGATGATTGATAAGGGACTGTTTCACACCATATTTTGAAGGACAAAGTTTAATTTCCTGTACAGAAAATAAGAagcattatttataaaacttgatactACAGTAACAGTTCTTTAGTGAATAAATATCAATCCATGTAAAACTGAACATTGGAATAGACAATGCAGAAATACCTGGCAAATCTTCTTTGGATCCAAGAGTTGTGAGAACAATTGGGCAATCACAGGACCATACTGGGCCACAATAGTGTCACACTGGAATCAAATATTGAAtagatatacatttacatacatgtatgatccAAAAGCATTTACCAGTAGTCAGATGAAGGTAatcatataattttgttttgaatttgggAGAAAAGTTAAAGAGCCAAGATTTCatgtgaaatttttaaatatacatttcaaataaaaattgcaaaacaaGCAGGACAAAAAGGAactaatttcttttaaagctgAGTAACCAGTCCTAATGTAAAAGTAAACCAATGTATGGAATATTGTAAGAATGGGGAATCCAATGAATGTGTGAGTTTCTTACCTCTTCCTTGAATGTTGTGGGGAGGAAGTTACAGACTTGGTCCAGGAGTGCCTCTACTGCCTGGACAGTCTTGTTCTCCTTCAGTGCCTCGTCCAGGTAATTCAGGATCACCTCGCACACCTCACACTTCTCATCCCCCAACCGCAAACTAGCCACTGAAGTCAAGAAGATTCTTTATCAGTAAAAACTGCCCCCAAGTGATTTTCAAAGTGGATGAACAAATACTTTGGAATTCTATACTAACAAAGCAAATCCTGAGTAACTACCAAGACAGTTATTtgttggagaaaaaaaattccacctACCTTGACCCGGGATGGGAAGAAACCTGATGGAGTTTATATTAGTTTTCTTTTGTTTGCTTGAGCACAGGTTTAGGGCTTTACACACAGTCTTTGGATCTCCCTCCTGAATCAACAGGTTAATCACAAGGTCTGCATACTGGTTCACAAAGTCAGTGCATTCCTGGCTGATGGTAGCGGGAAGCTTGGAGCAGACCATTTTCAGGGCATTCTCAATGGCTTCTCTGCTGCGGTTCTCTTTCAGAATGTTGTCCACTTCAGACATGATGTACTCGCACAAAACACATTCAACCGAGGCATCTACACTCTtagctaaaataaataaaatgaaatatatatttaccagtaaacaaaataacattgctTACACAaacttacatgtaaatgtgtacCTGGATCGTAATTTTATTGGAAAAAAACCCTGACCATTTAGTCAAAagcaaaacaagaggcccaaagGCCTTGTTATGATAAAGAACATCAAACACTTTAAAAAGCAGTTTTCTGTATGGAAACGTAAAGCCACATGCCTCAAACACaatgagttttaaatttttgacatgCCAATATAGCAGTATACTGTAGAATCAAGTACATGTTTATTCATTAagttaaaaatttcattgtttttaaaccaaatacaatttcatcgggatttaatttcgtcatatcgtATCTTTAAAATGTATTACGTATCAACTCTGTATTTATGAATACTTGAGTTAAAAATTCACTAtagatttaattttacaaaaataacaaaattaaatcaaagaatatttctgcttctacagtagtACTTTATATAGATTGAAATATTTGGTCCATTCTTTGAAAGCTGTAAAGGAGGAAATGGTAAACTTGGCCCATCAGATTGAACAACACAGGAAATGCAATAAATCAAACCAAAATGAGGTGTTTTatgtcaaaaatttcattttgcacaactttcaaatttaataattttttttttacaaaatagtgtttggtatttacatgtatatttgtagtTCTAGACTATAGTCTGAATTGTAGTAAAATAAGATTCCAGTTAACTTAGTTCTTCCACACTAATTTACCTTTGGCACTGGCTTGGCACAGGTTTAGGGCTTTACACACAGTCTTTGGATCTCCCTCCTGAATCAACAGGTTGATCACAAGGTCTGCGTATTGGTTCACAAAGTCAGTGCATTCCTGGCTGATGGTAGCGGGAAGCTTGGAGCAGACCATTTTTAGGGCATTCTCAATGGCTTCTCTGCTGCGGTTCTCTTTCAGAATGTTGTCCACTTCAGACATGATGTACTCGCACAAAACACATTCAACCGAGGCATCTACactttttgctaaaaaaaaaatgcaaaaatcatacattaaatttattcatgtagaatttaattttaaaaaatatacaattaacAAAACAGAGAGTTACATTAAGTAATCTTCCAAGATTTTTAGCAGACACCCTGTAGTTCATTGttgaaatacagtaaaacattataataacaaagtcccagggacgggcaTATTTACTTCTTTATTAGGGTATTTCTTCGTATCCATCAgtatacaacatgtaataaaatcatGGGGAATGAACATTACTTTTCTGTAAGTGTCAtttcattataagcatgtttgctataactgtgttttactgtataggtaatatattttatgaaaggGTTAAATATAGCTAAATGTAGGAAATACTGTATCTGTTTCAAATAGCATTTAAGAATTAAATtgtgtattaaatgaaaatatatgttgCATCCCCTTGCCATGCATTGATAAGCCTAAAAATTTTGTAGGTGCAttcattaaaagttttaaagtatCGTTGCAATGGAATGTTAATACCTTGGGGCATAAGATAGTCATACAAGGACATGTATCTTTCTCTTAAGATGCATCATCTTAAGAGTCTGTTGATCGTAAGCCTCacaatatacacaatataaTCAGAATCAGGAAGTGCTAACAGAGAGATGGAATATCCACATCAGTATAATGATCAATAAATATGAACAgacgtataaaaaaaaaacagattctACACCAGGTTACCTTTGGCACTAGCTTGGCACAGGTTAAGGGCTTTACACACAGTCTTTGGATCCCCCTCCTGAATCAACAGGTTAATCACAAGGTCTGCATACTGGTTCACAAAGTCAGTGCATTCCTGGCTGATGGTAGAGGGAAGCTTGGAGCAGACCATTTTTAGGGCATTCTCAATGGCTTCTCTGCTGCGGTTCTCTTTCAGAATGTTGTCCACTTCAGACATGATGTATTCGCACACAACACATTCAACTGAGGCATCTACACTACGCAAGTGGGAGACACCTTAAATAATATGAACAAGAGATTGATTGCAGGAAAAAACAAATActtcagttttaaaaattgttcatgtATCTAACATTTGATTGTTAAAACAGATAtcaaaatacataaacaaaaataacataaaatgatacacattatcaaaaatgttaaggtttttgttataAGGTAAGCCAAATTCATACTATTGTGTTTGTCAGAGACCAGCTTGACATGATGCAGCTGCTGCTTAGCAGGTGCTTTGTCAGCAGTACACAGACCAAGTTTGGAGCACACTTCCTTGGGCGGCATGCTCTTCAGAAGATCAATCAAGATCTCTGTGTACTGCATGACAAAGTTGGAGCACTCTTTGGCGAGGTCACCAGTGGACAGGCGATCACACACAGACTTCAGGGCGCTCTCGATCTCCTCCTTTACTTTGCTTCCTTGGAGGATGGTGTCTACTTCCTTCATGATCATTTCACACAGGACACATTCTGTTGTAGATTCCACTGGTTTCTGTATAACTGCAAGCCATTCATTGATATCCAtatatttaatgtacatgtaactgacCTTTTAATCATATGAcaacatacatttacatgtatatatgtgtgcaTGTACTTCTTTTGCCAATTatttcaatatgaaaataaCACAGGTGAAATtctatttgttgttgttgaataTTACATGAATTGTACCTAATTTCTTGGATTCAGAGGTGCACAGCTTTAAGACTGTGCAGACTGTCAGGGGATCTAACTCCTGTCCAATGAGATCCAAAATAGCTGGTGCGTATTGTTTTACAAAGTCGCTGCAGTCATCTGAGTACTTGGCAGGCAACCGCTTGCAAACAGAGTTCAACGCCTTCTCCACCTCTTGCTGTGGTAACAAGAAAACAGGAAGCATACAGCTATATTATATGTCAATATAtgtaaatgaaacaaatatgaattatattcatatgtaaaataatgtattttcttCTACAAAAGTAACCTACAGTAGTTGAGTTCTTTAGAATCATGGAGTCCAACTCATTGATGACCATCTGACACAAATCACAGAGTTCTCCAGCTTTTGGTTTTTCCTGTACATTTACTTTTGGTTTCAGCTGTATTCCTGGGAGGATGGGCATAGCAGCAACATAATAAGTTGTTTTACAGAATCCAAGCATTGTACACACTGTAGTGGGATCCTAAGAAaagtattcaatatttttggtTTACAACGCATGTAAATACTGGGAACATAATATGTCTACTACAACAAGAGAGATATAACATATACGTGTTAGATATGCAATTTCTTTTCAGCAATAACCGAGTTCAAGTCTCATATAGTACACGTAATTTTTGTATGTTccaatattttgtaaaacagaTTGATAAATTACCAGTTCATTGGCGATCAGTTCAAAGAGTATATCTGCATATTCATCAACTGCTGTTTTACACTGAAATAAATAACACAGGAACATAGTAGAGGAACAGTTTTCATCAAGTACTGTTAACAATTTTGTTATAgccaatttaacattatatacatttttccggattgagtttgaattttagaatattccggatttccggatttggtttTGTTATTAGGATTTTTCGCGGGGAACGAGCAGTTTAGATTTTTTCCTAGTCCCTGTGCTGAACACCATTtacatttaccatgtttactaTGTTTGTTTCTACGAGAGAAAACTTCTAAGTTGGTAAGTTAACATGAAATCTGCTTGTGTATTGTTTTGTGCAGAAAGTTATGTATAAACGATAGAtataaatgtgtaaacaaaagTCTTCAACTGTGAAGATGTATTTTTAGTAACATGTTAGAATGTTGGCACAAGGGATATATCTagaatgttatataaatttaaagctaTAAGTATCATCGTAGCATGTttctattgtatgatatatcGGAATTTAAGGGTTCATTGTTTAGATGCGATGTTTTGTGCACTCTACCATAGGCgtacatatatattcattttgaattgtgtAATTTGCTAGTAGTACGAGTTTCGTTATATTTGCTAATTTActagagcatatatatataagtgaaAGTATTGTTTACAAGAACAGGGGCATATATATTTACTAGAGTGATATTTGTCATATGCTGagtgtgttttgtttgtttattcataGCATCAACAGTTAtgtatgttttctttgtttttccagTTAATCACATCTAGTCACATCACGTGTCATTACATCAAGTCACGTCATCATGTCCTAAATCATCATTATAGTTATACAATGACTGAATAAAGATGTGCATTAACAACAAGTTGACTCTTCCTTGATGGTAGTCAGTACAACATTAACAACTTAGAAGATCTTGTCCCTAAAGAAGCTGTACTTCGTCATGGCGGATGGTGCTATGGGAGAGACAAGACCTAGAACTCATACCGAGAAAGGTTTAGAATATCATCTCGATCGTAAGTCTAAGTATCGTCTGGGATGTGAAAATAAACTGGTGTCTTTGAGTGAGGATATCGAAGAATTATTGACAACATCAACAGAT
Coding sequences within it:
- the LOC128167523 gene encoding uncharacterized protein LOC128167523; its protein translation is MRLILLLISFVGIASCGTLLGSKECSWGPSYWCSHARNAKACGAVQHCLDTVWSKQIIKEESQPASCDLCKMVVKETRKMLKSKSRDIKIVEFFTMACQFLPDESLKKECSVLATESELLIKLLKSNISDEQLCAAVKQCKGFEDKTHQYPKGVPKVSGKVTKICKDCVAFFGDIKQLIQDNSTIDQIKDMLKNVLCTQLPSEEGLCDFIVDELVPQLLQTLGSEVDPQVFCNMMGFCNGTNINKALVTRIQYRTELKKLNKAKIGGVEECDLCKEVMSKVRDMDRDPTNQEKIKAYIKTDLCEKLGSLADQCKTAVDEYADILFELIANELDPTTVCTMLGFCKTTYYVAAMPILPGIQLKPKVNVQEKPKAGELCDLCQMVINELDSMILKNSTTQEVEKALNSVCKRLPAKYSDDCSDFVKQYAPAILDLIGQELDPLTVCTVLKLCTSESKKLVIQKPVESTTECVLCEMIMKEVDTILQGSKVKEEIESALKSVCDRLSTGDLAKECSNFVMQYTEILIDLLKSMPPKEVCSKLGLCTADKAPAKQQLHHVKLVSDKHNSVSHLRSVDASVECVVCEYIMSEVDNILKENRSREAIENALKMVCSKLPSTISQECTDFVNQYADLVINLLIQEGDPKTVCKALNLCQASAKAKSVDASVECVLCEYIMSEVDNILKENRSREAIENALKMVCSKLPATISQECTDFVNQYADLVINLLIQEGDPKTVCKALNLCQASAKAKSVDASVECVLCEYIMSEVDNILKENRSREAIENALKMVCSKLPATISQECTDFVNQYADLVINLLIQEGDPKTVCKALNLCSSKQKKTNINSIRFLPIPGQVASLRLGDEKCEVCEVILNYLDEALKENKTVQAVEALLDQVCNFLPTTFKEECDTIVAQYGPVIAQLFSQLLDPKKICQEIKLCPSKYGVKQSLINHLMKKTKPAPKDTRLYFKSKQQKLGKKECTYGPSYWCASLKNAQKCQAEEHCRTKVWNRN